The Pelagicoccus albus genome includes the window CACGGTCAGCCATGAGCTGCGAGTTGCTTTGAATGGAGTGGTTGGTTTTACGGATTTGCTTCGAAATGGTGAATTGACAGCCAAGCAAGGGGAAGTGCTGGAAAAGCTCTGCTCCTGCAACCAGATGCTAAAAAATTTAATCAACGACATCCTTGAGTACTCGAGGGTTGCCACTGCGTCGCTTCGGTTTCGCACAGAGAAGGTAGATTTGAAGCAATTTGTCTCCGGAGTCGTGGAGCAGTTTCGGCAGGAGGCGAAGAAGAAGGATCTGGATTTAGAGTTCGAGTCTGACTTAAAGGACGGGTATTCTGCAGTGCTTCCGAGCATGCGTGTGACTCAGGTCTTAGGTAACCTGATTTCGAACGCTGTTAAGTTCACCAAAAAGGGGTGGGTGCGCGTTAAGGTTTCGGGCACTGACGAGAGCGTCACATTTCAAGTGATTGATACGGGGAAGGGGGTTACCCCAGACAAGCAGGAGGAGATCTTTCGGCCTTTTTTTCAAGTTTCAGATTCTTCTGGTTCCATAGAAGGAAGCGGACTTGGGCTCGCTATCAGTCGCGAGCTCGTTTCCAAAATGGGGGGCACTCTACGCTTGAGGAGCACCGGAGATGGAGGGAGCTCATTCGAGTTCAAGCTTCCCTTGGGCTCCGATGAACCGGACGAAAAGAAGGCGAAACCCGCTCAGCGGAAAATGAGATTTACAGAGTCTCGCCACCGTCCGGGTGATTCCCGCAAAACGGCTCTAGTGGTAGAGGATAATCAGTTGAACGCCGAAATCTTGGGTCACTTTCTCAAGGATTACGGGGTCGCCTTTGACAGGGTGGACAATGGTAGATCGGCGGTAGAGGCCTACGAGAAAAAAGCCTATGATCTTGTTTTGATGGACGTGATGCTGCCGGAAATGAGCGGTTATGAAGCCACCGAGAAGATAATCGACCTAGGTATCAAGACGGGTCGACAAGCGCCTATCGTTGGCGTAACAGCCAAGGTCTTTCGTAGGGATCGCCTAAAGTGCTTGGAGGTCGGCATGGTTGAAGTTGTCCACAAGCCGGTGGATTTTCATCAGCTTCGCGGCATCCTAGATCGATTCCTCTTTCCTGATCGTTTGGAGGAAGAATCTTCTCATGAGGAGCCGTCTGATGCCCCTGAATCCGCGGATACTTACGTTGGAGAAAAGGACGATGAAGGTTATTACGCTCTGAATCCGAAGGTTCTGGACGAATATGTTAACCGCATGATCACGAGCGATTCAGACCGTGGAGAAGTCGTTGCTTCTGCCATTCAGATTGTGGATGGCGAGGTAGATGGACTTATTGAGGCTATCCGCGACAACAACCGGAAAGAGGTCGGAATGAGGGCTCATTCGCTCAAAGGAGCGCTTGCCCTCTTAGGGGCGGTGAACTTGCTGGATTTAGCCAAAGGGCTCGAGTTGATCGCCAGAGACCGTCAGGCTCCGCTCAAGGCTGAACATTGGAACCGGCTTATTGTGGCCGGCTATGCGGAATTTAAGGAAGAGCTCGATAGGCATTTGTCCTCCTGAATAACGCAGCCTAGTTTTCAATAGGTGGGCAGGTGTATGTGCGTGTGCGCTTCTATGTAGCGGGCGAGGGAATCGTAGGCGGATTGCTGCTGGTCTTCGTCCAGGTTTATCTGAGCCAACGGAGAGTTGAGAATCTTGGAAACGTTGGCGTATAGGTCTGGCGAAAGTCGTTTGGACCAGTCCTCTAGGATAGGGTACCCTTCGTCTCGAGCGAATATGTACAAGGTTTTGAGCATGACCGCATAGCAGGGCTGCCCTTGGTCCAAGGCGTCCAAGGCTCGCGTGAGCAAGGCGAAGAGGTCTTCGTTTATCTCCTCGTGTAGTGGATTTCGGGCGATCAGACCGGAAAGCCAGGAAGCAGCCCGAAGGGCTGTGTAGCTTTTTCCGAGGCCGCTTCGTTTTTTTTGCAGAAAGAAGTCGTTAAGGAATCCGCTCTGGGATTCGCCTCCGTTTTTGAGGTCCAGATGCGCCTCTCCTTGATCGAAGAGGTCGATTGAAAAACGGTTTTTCTGATTGGATTTTCGTTTCAGCACGCTCAGCAGGCCGTGCTCTTTGGCGAACAGCTGCACGCGTACGAATCGCTCCCCGGTTGGGGCGAGGTGAAGGCAAATCGCGTCTGGAACGATGCGCTTCTCAGCTGGCATCTCGGGAGCTCGTCTCCTCCTTACCTTCCTTTTCTTTAAAATCGAGGCTTTCAGCGACTGGCGGGTAGATAGGCGCTACGGCCCCGCCGGAGATAATCAGTTTCATTCCTTGTCCCACGGTCATGTCCAACTCTTGGATGTTTTCCTTTTTCATCATGACAAGAAATCCACTGGTCGGATTGGGCGTAGTGGGCACGAAGACGTTTTGGAGAAAGTCGTCGGTCTTGTATTGGATTTCTCCCTTCCCGTCTCCTGTCAAAAAGCCAAGGGCGTAGCTCCCTTCCTTCGGGAATTCGACCAGAACTACTTTCTGGAAGATCGCTCGGTTCTGGGTGCTGAAGGTGTCGACGATTTGTTTTACCGAAGTGTAGACGGTGTTGATGATGGGAACATTGTTCAGAAACCTCTCTCCAAGGCTGATGAGGTATTTGGCAATGAAGTAGCGGGAGAGGAATCCGAGAATGGTGATGGCTAGAAGAACGATGATCGTGGCCACCGTGTCCCAAAACATCGACAGGTTCTCTTTCGAAACCAGATCCTCCGGAATGAACAGGAATTTCAGCAGAGGTTCCTTCACGCTGCCTCCCACTTTTATCACCAGCCAGTTGAAGACGAAGTAGGTGATTCCGATGGGAGCGAGGAGGATGAGTCCGGAAAGGAAGGATTTTCGAAGTTTTGCGAACATGTGTTGTTAGATTAGCTACGAATCAGAGTAATGCTGGATTGCTCCCAGAGGTACACGTCAAAACGAATAAGGTTTCGCTTTGTTACCTTCTTCCGAAAATCGTTGAGTGTTGAGGGCGTGTTTTGC containing:
- a CDS encoding hybrid sensor histidine kinase/response regulator — encoded protein: MSSGGSPAYSLVIDSLDRVLKLPSELASVLGISQEKRTKLHWQDIVVEDISGLRPSEGEPAQERTGYLKRASGEILQASFRSELFGLENEFAFVEVRLLDTAESTKKEPDKDSLEFLTTVSHELRVALNGVVGFTDLLRNGELTAKQGEVLEKLCSCNQMLKNLINDILEYSRVATASLRFRTEKVDLKQFVSGVVEQFRQEAKKKDLDLEFESDLKDGYSAVLPSMRVTQVLGNLISNAVKFTKKGWVRVKVSGTDESVTFQVIDTGKGVTPDKQEEIFRPFFQVSDSSGSIEGSGLGLAISRELVSKMGGTLRLRSTGDGGSSFEFKLPLGSDEPDEKKAKPAQRKMRFTESRHRPGDSRKTALVVEDNQLNAEILGHFLKDYGVAFDRVDNGRSAVEAYEKKAYDLVLMDVMLPEMSGYEATEKIIDLGIKTGRQAPIVGVTAKVFRRDRLKCLEVGMVEVVHKPVDFHQLRGILDRFLFPDRLEEESSHEEPSDAPESADTYVGEKDDEGYYALNPKVLDEYVNRMITSDSDRGEVVASAIQIVDGEVDGLIEAIRDNNRKEVGMRAHSLKGALALLGAVNLLDLAKGLELIARDRQAPLKAEHWNRLIVAGYAEFKEELDRHLSS
- a CDS encoding DUF502 domain-containing protein: MFAKLRKSFLSGLILLAPIGITYFVFNWLVIKVGGSVKEPLLKFLFIPEDLVSKENLSMFWDTVATIIVLLAITILGFLSRYFIAKYLISLGERFLNNVPIINTVYTSVKQIVDTFSTQNRAIFQKVVLVEFPKEGSYALGFLTGDGKGEIQYKTDDFLQNVFVPTTPNPTSGFLVMMKKENIQELDMTVGQGMKLIISGGAVAPIYPPVAESLDFKEKEGKEETSSRDAS